Proteins encoded together in one Oncorhynchus tshawytscha isolate Ot180627B unplaced genomic scaffold, Otsh_v2.0 Un_contig_2795_pilon_pilon, whole genome shotgun sequence window:
- the tspan35 gene encoding tetraspanin-1 has translation MGCFGFLKVMMFVFNGIIFLAGAAILGVGIWVKVDSGSILGFLKGIKDAPAEMNQILNVGYLLIAVGAVLLSVGFLGCCGAMKESRCMLLMFFVIVLVVFIAEVAGAVVILVFKPLAGQLIEKLGTKVVQNIRKDYGENSDVTALWNATMDTLKCCGFYNYTDFTDSPFEKYTHLYPQQCCHSADFSSCDDTSATIIGCFPKLMQLIDKNTIVIVAVALGIAALEILAMVVSMTLYCIIGSKSD, from the exons ATGGGTTGCTTCGGATTTCTGAAAGTCATGATGTTTGTCTTTAATGGCATCATCTTT TTGGCGGGCGCTGCCATCCTGGGCGTGGGGATCTGGGTGAAGGTGGACAGCGGCTCGATCCTGGGGTTCCTCAAGGGTATAAAAGACGCTCCGGCGGAGATGAACCAGATCCTAAATGTGGGCTACCTGTTGATTGCTGTGGGGGCCGTGCTGCTGAGCGTAGGTTTCCTGGGCTGCTGTGGCGCCATGAAGGAGAGCAGGTGTATGCTGCTCATG TTCTTTGTGATTGTGTTGGTGGTGTTCATTGCAGAGGTGGCTGGAGCAGTAGTTATCCTGGTGTTTAAACCCTTG GCAGGTCAGTTGATTGAGAAACTGGGAACCAAAGTGGTTCAGAACATTAGGAAGGACTATGGAGAAAATTCAGACGTCACCGCTCTCTGGAATGCTACTATGGATACG CTAAAGTGCTGTGGATTCTACAACTATACAGACTTCACTGACTCTCCATTTGAAAAATACACCCATCTCTATCCTCAACAGTGCTGCCACAGTGCTGATTTCAGCTCTTGTGATGATACAAGTGCT ACAATCATCGGCTGCTTCCCAAAGCTTATGCAACTGATTGATAAAAACACTATTGTCATTGTGGCAGTGGCATTGGGGATCGCTGCCCTTGAG ATATTGGCGATGGTTGTCTCCATGACTTTGTACTGCATAATAGGCTCAAAGAGTGACTGA